A window of the Syntrophorhabdaceae bacterium genome harbors these coding sequences:
- the katG gene encoding catalase/peroxidase HPI, with protein sequence MVVEFETLDLKAVKKDLSELMTRSQDWWPADFGHYGPLFIRMAWHSAGTYRVGDGRGGAGRGSQRLAPLNSWPDNANLDKARRLLWPIKKKYGRKISWADLMILAGNVALESMGFKTFGFAGGREDVWEPEKDIYWGSESEWLDDKRYTGERELENPLAAVQMGLIYVNPEGPNGNPDPIAAARDIRESFGRMAMNDEETVALIAGGHTFGKTHGAGDKSLVGPEPEAAPIEEQGLGWKSAFGTGKANDAITGGPEVIWTNTPTKWSNNFFRILFSFEWELTKSPAGAYQWKPKGDAGAGTVPDPHDPSKRHAPSMLTTDLSLRFDPVYEKISRRFYERPDQLADAFACAWFKLTHRDMGPRARYLGPEVPLEELIWQDPIPAVNHKLIDGEDIAFLKTRILSSGLSVSELVSTAWASASTFRGSDKRGGANGARIRLAPQKDWEVNEPARLEKVLRTLQGIQSAFNSAASGGKKISLADLIVLAGCAGVEQAAKNAGHDVAVPFTPGRMDASQEQTDAKSFAVLEPAADGFRNYLKTKYAVRPEELLVDRAQLLTLTAPEMTVLVGGMRVLKTNFGGSQHGVFTRRPEALTNDFFVNLLDMSTTWEATSEDDNLFEGRDRVSGALKWTGTRVDLIFGSNSQLRALAEVYACEDSREKFVNDFVAVWNKVMNLDRFDLS encoded by the coding sequence TTGGTTGTAGAATTCGAGACCCTTGACCTGAAGGCCGTGAAGAAGGACTTGAGCGAACTGATGACGAGGTCGCAGGACTGGTGGCCGGCGGATTTCGGTCACTATGGACCCTTGTTTATCCGCATGGCGTGGCACAGCGCCGGCACCTACCGAGTGGGCGACGGCCGCGGCGGTGCGGGAAGAGGCAGCCAGCGCCTGGCGCCGCTCAACAGCTGGCCCGACAATGCGAACCTCGACAAGGCGCGCCGATTGCTCTGGCCGATCAAAAAGAAGTATGGCCGCAAAATTTCCTGGGCCGATCTCATGATCCTCGCGGGTAACGTGGCCCTGGAATCTATGGGCTTCAAGACCTTCGGCTTCGCCGGCGGGCGCGAGGACGTCTGGGAACCGGAAAAGGATATATACTGGGGCTCCGAGAGTGAGTGGCTTGACGACAAGCGTTACACGGGTGAGAGGGAACTCGAGAATCCCCTCGCCGCCGTTCAGATGGGCCTTATCTATGTGAATCCGGAAGGGCCGAACGGGAACCCTGATCCGATCGCTGCGGCGCGGGATATCCGCGAGAGCTTCGGTCGCATGGCTATGAACGACGAGGAGACCGTGGCGCTGATCGCGGGCGGGCACACATTCGGTAAGACCCACGGAGCGGGAGACAAGTCACTGGTAGGTCCGGAGCCGGAAGCCGCCCCCATCGAAGAACAGGGCCTCGGCTGGAAGAGCGCCTTTGGTACGGGCAAGGCTAACGATGCGATTACCGGAGGCCCGGAAGTGATCTGGACCAACACCCCTACGAAGTGGAGCAACAATTTTTTCCGAATCTTATTCAGCTTCGAATGGGAACTGACCAAGAGTCCGGCCGGTGCGTACCAATGGAAGCCCAAAGGAGACGCAGGCGCCGGTACCGTGCCCGATCCACACGACCCATCAAAGCGTCACGCGCCGTCCATGCTGACCACAGACCTCTCTCTGCGCTTTGACCCTGTGTACGAAAAGATCTCGAGGCGCTTCTATGAGCGCCCCGATCAACTCGCGGATGCATTCGCCTGTGCGTGGTTCAAGCTGACCCACCGCGATATGGGACCGCGAGCGCGCTATCTCGGGCCCGAGGTTCCTTTAGAAGAGCTCATCTGGCAAGATCCCATCCCTGCCGTCAATCACAAACTGATTGATGGAGAGGACATCGCCTTCCTCAAGACCAGGATTTTGTCTTCTGGTCTCTCTGTGTCGGAGTTGGTTTCGACCGCGTGGGCGTCGGCGTCCACCTTCCGTGGCTCCGACAAGCGCGGTGGCGCCAACGGCGCCCGCATCCGTCTGGCACCGCAAAAGGACTGGGAAGTCAATGAGCCTGCCCGGCTCGAGAAGGTGCTCAGAACGTTGCAGGGCATCCAAAGCGCCTTTAACAGCGCGGCCTCAGGCGGTAAGAAAATATCACTCGCTGACCTCATTGTTCTCGCCGGCTGCGCAGGCGTAGAGCAAGCTGCGAAGAATGCGGGTCACGACGTAGCAGTTCCCTTCACGCCGGGACGTATGGACGCCTCACAGGAGCAAACTGATGCGAAGTCGTTCGCTGTACTTGAGCCGGCCGCGGACGGGTTCCGCAACTATTTAAAGACCAAATATGCAGTGAGACCAGAGGAACTGCTCGTTGATCGCGCGCAGCTTCTCACATTGACCGCGCCCGAGATGACGGTTCTCGTGGGCGGCATGCGCGTGCTCAAGACCAACTTCGGAGGGTCTCAGCATGGCGTCTTCACCAGGCGTCCGGAGGCGCTTACCAATGACTTCTTCGTGAATTTGCTCGACATGAGCACAACGTGGGAGGCAACCTCGGAAGACGATAATCTA